Proteins from one uncultured Anaeromusa sp. genomic window:
- a CDS encoding glycoside hydrolase family 16 protein, translating to MRKRIVFACLVLLLVWPDSVWAAAELSFAGYQWQVKDGYDYPGKNHWSSRQAWVDEAGALHLRLEKRGLWYCAEVISRKYFSYGRFSFQVIGELDRLDPQVVLGLFLYHPSSLEEADVEVARWGRAQNPNGLFGLYRQERHAAQSFQIALPEGSYSTYRIEWLPEQLRFWGQYGHRSDEDAVFARWQYPKKPVLGDLLFERRHLQVRMNLWLYGGRQPQNGKDVEVVIHDFQYRPWS from the coding sequence ATGAGAAAAAGGATCGTGTTTGCCTGTTTGGTCTTGCTGTTAGTTTGGCCGGACAGCGTTTGGGCTGCAGCGGAATTGTCCTTTGCAGGCTATCAATGGCAGGTGAAGGACGGCTATGACTATCCAGGCAAGAATCACTGGTCTTCCCGTCAGGCGTGGGTGGATGAAGCCGGCGCTTTGCATTTGCGTTTGGAAAAGAGAGGCCTTTGGTATTGCGCCGAAGTGATCAGTCGAAAGTATTTTTCCTATGGCCGCTTTTCGTTTCAAGTCATTGGTGAACTGGATCGGCTGGATCCGCAGGTAGTACTGGGCTTATTTTTGTACCATCCTTCCAGTTTAGAAGAGGCGGATGTGGAGGTGGCGCGCTGGGGGCGGGCGCAAAACCCTAATGGCTTGTTCGGCCTGTACCGGCAAGAACGGCATGCGGCGCAGTCTTTTCAAATTGCGCTTCCAGAGGGAAGCTATAGCACCTATCGAATCGAGTGGCTGCCGGAGCAGTTGCGCTTTTGGGGCCAATACGGACATCGCAGTGACGAAGACGCTGTCTTTGCCCGCTGGCAGTACCCGAAGAAGCCGGTTTTAGGAGACCTGCTTTTTGAACGGCGCCATCTGCAGGTGCGCATGAATTTGTGGCTCTATGGAGGACGGCAGCCGCAGAATGGCAAGGACGTGGAAGTAGTAATTCATGACTTTCAGTATCGGCCGTGGTCGTAA
- a CDS encoding diguanylate cyclase: MLKKEQQSITLFTVFVLSGIWAGVIFFTYQESQSVKEAFSERRSLYYIAATVFSALLLSYAIYLIRSKKQALLLAEAKEEQEQLLRLYASKLPDPCFIIAEDGTYMDIIGPEDKLFIFTAEQAIGRNLGDFYPPREVQEVLEVIRHTIESGEPQVTEYTPQFPFGGTRCFEVRTSPIDRLVEEKRVAMMVVIDITSRKQALEHIQFMTDHDSVTGLLNRSRFEKELLRLTAPGLPTSLIVFDIHGLRSINNAFGYQAGNDLLLALAHVLKQVGGKHFILGRIGDDELAAILPESDAASLEAYRSAVLAQIELYNQLHPEPALSVLVGQAFSNGTTNPSLLLRTADEAILQQKQVLLCRTQGERDFEQE; this comes from the coding sequence TTGTTAAAGAAAGAACAGCAGTCCATTACCCTCTTTACCGTCTTTGTTCTGTCCGGCATTTGGGCCGGCGTCATCTTCTTTACATACCAGGAAAGTCAATCTGTCAAAGAAGCCTTCTCCGAGCGTCGTTCCCTTTATTACATAGCAGCCACTGTGTTCAGCGCGCTGCTGCTTAGCTATGCCATTTACCTAATACGCAGCAAAAAGCAGGCGTTGCTCTTGGCCGAAGCCAAGGAAGAACAAGAACAGCTGCTGCGGCTGTACGCCAGCAAGCTTCCGGACCCGTGCTTCATTATTGCCGAAGACGGCACCTATATGGACATCATCGGCCCGGAGGACAAGCTATTCATTTTTACGGCGGAGCAGGCTATCGGGCGAAACCTGGGCGATTTCTACCCTCCTCGGGAAGTGCAGGAGGTGTTGGAAGTCATCCGCCACACCATCGAAAGCGGCGAACCGCAGGTGACGGAATATACGCCGCAGTTTCCCTTTGGCGGCACCCGTTGCTTTGAAGTTCGCACCTCCCCCATTGACCGCCTTGTGGAGGAAAAAAGAGTGGCCATGATGGTAGTCATTGATATCACCAGCCGCAAGCAGGCGTTGGAGCACATCCAGTTCATGACCGATCATGATTCCGTCACAGGCCTCTTGAACCGCAGCCGTTTTGAAAAAGAACTGCTGCGCCTTACCGCCCCGGGCTTGCCCACCAGCTTAATTGTCTTTGACATTCACGGCCTGCGCAGCATCAATAATGCCTTCGGCTATCAAGCTGGCAATGATTTGCTGCTGGCGCTGGCGCATGTGCTCAAGCAAGTCGGCGGCAAGCATTTTATCCTGGGACGCATCGGCGATGATGAACTGGCCGCCATTCTGCCGGAAAGCGACGCCGCATCCTTGGAAGCGTATCGCAGCGCGGTACTGGCGCAAATCGAGCTGTACAACCAGCTGCATCCGGAACCGGCCTTGTCGGTTCTGGTAGGGCAGGCCTTTTCCAACGGCACAACCAATCCCAGCCTCTTACTGCGCACTGCCGACGAAGCCATCCTCCAGCAAAAGCAGGTTTTACTCTGCCGCACGCAGGGAGAACGAGATTTTGAACAGGAGTAG
- a CDS encoding diguanylate cyclase — protein sequence MQRRLLICILLVNVILISTSAFMLVDVIEKKEKAKEIATINECSMFLFSTLEALAFERGRTNVVLTSKTPLSEANRIFITERRRQVDTFLSDGINRLASLNPEEAENLKKQYNQLKQLRSNADVQASLNLADRDISFRTTWFNESTLIIFHIKQVIEEMEKPTSELGFFDFYHHFQLDCVEFRLFSGSSASTLTSVVNQGKKLSPSEYENFIEYRSKADYIWSGIEKSVFDINRAELTEKKDRVYNDYYKTYRPFQNEVLQKAMNGSATSSDAARLADLSVKAFDSIFELIREVNRETARSVDALESRAEEQLERAMLQFFLAVGFALFTLVYFRVRLFAPLERIIGALKSIVDGRPVIPLEEELKRKDEIGLLTQGVKMLYTSLKETQELKAQNEKLATQDCLTGLYNRQMLEQEVVKLIAHAERYEESLAMILFDLDHFKKVNDTWGHPIGDEVLIQTAQTVKKVIRSADHFFRIGGEEFLVLMPHTNIIEAESAAEKIRMDMDTARHPVAGQVTASLGVSEKKAEEDFLSWYKRTDEMLYRAKKLGRNRVVCYIPKLAPVASMNVEWRDEWNSGEATIDSQHKALVNLASEYFYYALQPAPDRKMIISLMVNLVGEIVKHFESEEQILEEIGYPDVKEHERIHKTLLAKAAKLQEDYVAEKISSFAFGSFFIDDIITNHMTHDDQEFFYYTQKRAE from the coding sequence TTGCAAAGAAGACTGCTAATCTGTATTTTATTAGTGAACGTGATCTTGATTTCTACTTCCGCCTTTATGCTTGTGGATGTCATAGAGAAGAAGGAAAAAGCAAAAGAAATTGCGACTATTAACGAGTGCAGTATGTTTTTGTTTTCTACGCTAGAAGCGCTTGCTTTTGAACGTGGACGAACTAATGTTGTGCTAACGTCAAAAACGCCGCTTAGCGAAGCAAATCGTATTTTCATTACCGAGCGAAGAAGGCAGGTTGATACTTTTTTGAGTGATGGAATTAATCGACTTGCTTCGCTTAACCCCGAAGAAGCGGAAAACTTAAAAAAACAGTATAATCAATTGAAGCAATTACGGTCGAATGCAGATGTGCAAGCTTCGCTAAATTTAGCGGATCGAGACATTTCGTTTCGGACTACCTGGTTTAATGAGTCGACTTTGATCATTTTTCACATAAAACAAGTCATTGAAGAAATGGAAAAACCAACAAGTGAGCTCGGTTTTTTCGACTTTTATCACCATTTTCAGCTTGATTGTGTTGAGTTTCGTCTTTTTAGCGGTTCTAGTGCGAGCACACTAACTTCCGTGGTCAATCAAGGCAAGAAGTTATCTCCAAGTGAATATGAGAACTTTATTGAATATCGTTCAAAAGCCGATTACATTTGGAGTGGTATTGAAAAAAGTGTCTTTGACATCAATCGTGCGGAACTGACCGAAAAGAAAGACAGAGTGTACAATGATTATTATAAAACCTATAGACCTTTTCAAAATGAAGTATTGCAAAAAGCAATGAATGGGAGCGCAACAAGCTCTGATGCAGCCCGTTTGGCTGATTTATCGGTAAAAGCCTTTGATTCTATTTTTGAATTAATCCGCGAAGTGAACCGCGAAACGGCTCGATCGGTTGACGCTTTAGAAAGTAGAGCGGAAGAACAACTAGAGCGGGCGATGCTGCAATTTTTCCTGGCAGTGGGATTTGCTCTTTTTACATTGGTATATTTTCGAGTGCGTTTATTTGCCCCCTTAGAACGAATTATCGGGGCGTTAAAAAGCATTGTAGATGGCAGACCGGTTATTCCGTTAGAAGAAGAGTTGAAACGGAAAGATGAAATCGGCTTGTTGACGCAAGGTGTGAAAATGCTGTATACAAGCCTAAAAGAAACGCAGGAGCTAAAAGCGCAGAATGAAAAACTAGCGACGCAAGACTGCTTAACTGGGCTATATAACCGACAAATGCTTGAACAAGAAGTGGTAAAATTGATTGCTCATGCGGAACGTTATGAGGAATCCTTAGCCATGATTTTATTTGATCTTGATCACTTTAAGAAAGTAAATGACACATGGGGGCACCCAATTGGAGACGAGGTTTTAATTCAAACAGCGCAAACGGTTAAGAAGGTTATCCGAAGCGCGGATCATTTTTTCCGCATTGGAGGAGAAGAATTTCTTGTTTTAATGCCTCACACTAATATTATTGAAGCCGAAAGTGCCGCAGAAAAAATCCGAATGGACATGGACACCGCTAGGCATCCGGTAGCCGGTCAAGTTACCGCAAGTCTGGGAGTTAGCGAAAAAAAGGCAGAAGAAGATTTTTTATCTTGGTATAAACGAACCGATGAAATGCTGTATCGAGCTAAAAAATTAGGAAGAAATAGAGTTGTCTGCTATATCCCTAAGCTAGCTCCTGTTGCGTCAATGAACGTGGAATGGAGAGATGAATGGAATAGCGGTGAAGCGACAATCGATAGCCAACATAAAGCTCTTGTGAATTTGGCCAGCGAGTACTTTTATTATGCCTTGCAACCGGCGCCGGATCGGAAAATGATAATTTCGCTAATGGTTAATTTAGTCGGAGAAATTGTAAAGCATTTTGAAAGCGAAGAACAAATATTGGAGGAAATCGGATATCCAGATGTAAAAGAACATGAAAGAATCCATAAAACCTTACTTGCTAAAGCAGCTAAGCTACAAGAAGATTATGTAGCTGAAAAAATTAGTTCCTTTGCGTTTGGTTCTTTTTTCATTGATGATATCATTACGAATCATATGACCCACGATGACCAAGAGTTTTTCTATTATACGCAAAAGAGAGCGGAATGA
- a CDS encoding peptide chain release factor 3, translating to MTQALSALAAESKRRRTFAIISHPDAGKTTLTEKLLLYGGAIHLAGSVKSRKAQRHAVSDWMEIEKQRGISVTSSVMQFDYDGFRINILDTPGHQDFSEDTYRTLMAVDSAVMLIDVAKGVEPQTIKLFKVCRQRGIPIFTFINKLDRHGKHPMDLMEEIEKVLGIQSYPMNWPIGIEGDYKGVYNRRERQIELFQEDGTHGQWALPSSKGSVDDPAFTEVIGEETHRTLCEEIELLDTAGEAFDMERVQKGELTPIFFGSAMSNFGVQPFLEEFLRLAPEPAPRRSSDGVVQPTEEEFSAFVFKIQANMNPAHRDRLAFIRIVSGHFGRGMTVNHSRSGKPVKLSQPQQFLAQDRTIIEEAWPGDIVGLFDPGVFGIGDTLSVNRSNDFAFADFPIFPPERFCRVQPKDTMKRKQFLKGITQLTQEGAVQLFQQDDTLAESYVVGAVGQLQFEVLEYRLKNEYGCTILMHSLPYEHARWLDAGSQDVTTFKGIDRAMIVRDAKGRKVALFQSDWALRWSEDNNPKIGFLLSPPEL from the coding sequence ATGACACAAGCATTAAGCGCCCTTGCGGCTGAGAGCAAGCGGCGACGGACTTTCGCCATCATCTCTCACCCGGATGCCGGCAAAACAACCTTAACAGAAAAACTGCTTTTATACGGAGGCGCCATTCACCTGGCCGGTTCGGTTAAATCCCGCAAGGCCCAGCGCCATGCCGTCTCGGACTGGATGGAAATTGAAAAGCAGCGCGGCATTTCCGTTACCTCCAGCGTTATGCAGTTCGACTACGACGGGTTCCGAATCAACATCCTCGACACCCCTGGTCACCAAGATTTCAGCGAGGATACCTACCGCACGCTGATGGCCGTAGACAGCGCCGTCATGCTCATTGACGTAGCCAAAGGCGTAGAGCCCCAGACCATCAAGCTCTTCAAGGTCTGCCGCCAGCGGGGTATTCCCATCTTTACCTTTATCAACAAGCTGGACCGCCATGGCAAGCACCCTATGGATTTAATGGAAGAAATCGAAAAAGTGCTGGGCATCCAAAGCTATCCCATGAACTGGCCTATCGGCATTGAAGGCGACTACAAAGGCGTCTACAATCGACGCGAACGCCAGATTGAGCTGTTCCAGGAAGACGGTACCCACGGCCAATGGGCGCTGCCGTCCAGCAAGGGCAGTGTCGATGATCCGGCCTTTACCGAAGTCATTGGCGAAGAAACGCATCGCACTCTCTGCGAGGAAATCGAGCTTTTAGATACCGCCGGCGAAGCCTTTGACATGGAACGCGTCCAAAAAGGCGAGCTGACCCCTATCTTTTTCGGCAGCGCCATGAGCAATTTTGGCGTACAGCCGTTTTTGGAGGAATTCCTGCGCCTCGCTCCTGAGCCCGCGCCGCGGCGTTCTTCCGACGGCGTTGTACAGCCTACGGAAGAAGAGTTTTCCGCTTTCGTTTTCAAAATTCAGGCTAACATGAATCCCGCCCACCGGGATCGTCTGGCCTTTATCCGCATCGTATCCGGTCATTTCGGCCGGGGCATGACGGTCAACCATTCTCGCAGCGGCAAACCGGTCAAGCTCTCACAGCCGCAGCAATTTCTGGCTCAAGACCGCACCATTATTGAAGAAGCCTGGCCGGGCGACATTGTCGGCCTCTTTGATCCGGGAGTTTTCGGCATTGGCGATACCCTTTCCGTCAACCGCAGCAACGACTTCGCCTTTGCGGACTTCCCGATTTTCCCGCCGGAGCGCTTTTGCCGCGTACAACCCAAGGACACCATGAAGCGCAAGCAATTTTTAAAAGGCATTACCCAGCTTACCCAGGAGGGTGCTGTACAGCTTTTCCAGCAAGATGACACTCTTGCCGAAAGCTATGTAGTCGGCGCTGTCGGCCAGCTGCAGTTTGAAGTGCTGGAATACCGCCTCAAAAACGAGTACGGCTGCACCATCTTGATGCACTCCCTGCCCTACGAGCACGCCCGCTGGCTCGACGCCGGCAGTCAGGACGTCACCACCTTCAAAGGCATTGACCGGGCCATGATCGTGCGCGACGCGAAAGGCCGCAAAGTAGCGCTGTTCCAGAGCGATTGGGCGCTACGCTGGTCCGAAGACAACAATCCGAAAATCGGCTTCTTGTTGTCACCGCCGGAGCTGTAG
- a CDS encoding DeoR/GlpR family DNA-binding transcription regulator: MNINRRKEILNLLLQRGSVKVSVLAERFAVNDVTIRRDLKYLAEKHGVTLTYGGAFIDTPSSTYPIAELTLAAKRRQQYEEKQIIARKAAALIENGDTIALNAGSTVEYVLDYLPAAVQRLNVLTLSLGVAVKASSLPQATLFLPGGKVRPESTEMCGSETERFLRQFNVDKVFFGAAAVHLKRGVTHPVPEEVTTNRLILDIAAKRYLVCDSSKFDGVSLQHISDLSFFDAIIADDKLPESYRTYCQLNGITIL, from the coding sequence ATGAACATCAACCGCCGCAAAGAAATCCTCAACCTGCTTCTGCAACGCGGTTCGGTCAAGGTTTCCGTCCTGGCGGAGCGCTTTGCCGTTAATGACGTCACCATTCGCCGGGATCTTAAATACTTGGCGGAAAAGCACGGCGTCACCCTCACCTACGGAGGCGCTTTTATCGACACGCCCTCCAGCACCTACCCCATCGCCGAGCTGACCCTGGCGGCCAAGCGCCGCCAGCAATACGAAGAAAAACAAATCATCGCCCGCAAAGCGGCGGCGCTCATCGAAAACGGCGATACCATCGCCCTCAACGCAGGCAGCACGGTGGAGTACGTCCTAGATTATCTGCCCGCTGCGGTGCAGCGCCTCAATGTACTGACCCTCTCTTTGGGCGTCGCCGTCAAGGCTAGCTCTTTGCCACAGGCCACGCTGTTTCTGCCTGGAGGCAAAGTTCGTCCTGAATCTACGGAGATGTGCGGCAGCGAAACCGAACGGTTTTTGCGCCAATTCAACGTGGACAAGGTGTTCTTCGGCGCGGCGGCGGTCCACCTCAAGCGTGGCGTCACTCATCCCGTGCCGGAAGAAGTGACAACGAACCGGCTGATTTTGGATATCGCCGCCAAGCGCTACTTGGTGTGCGATTCCAGCAAGTTTGACGGCGTCTCGCTGCAGCATATCTCGGACTTGTCTTTTTTCGACGCCATCATCGCCGACGATAAGCTGCCCGAAAGCTACCGCACATATTGCCAGCTCAACGGCATCACGATTCTATAA
- a CDS encoding HD domain-containing phosphohydrolase, with amino-acid sequence MLPHPISHQMLPDSILDGFPCPIIKIDRNFRLLYHNPAAGRLHGPVPEMKLAPHCYEWLKLSQRCPQCPVEQAFQNGQPATNQKCSVTSDHRLIRVEQTAIPIFDSLGDIEYVLEIDLDTTPLMTLQWDYEVDFVQTMFAFAELIEKRDIYTGRHSENTRAIALKLGSALDLDTAQLDDLSTLSLLHDIGKVGIPETILLKKGPLTSEERQQIETHAQLGHDVLCKINRFQQIANSILCHHEWFNGQGYPNGIQGEAIPWLARIISVADVFEALTAERVYRSALPRAKALDIIRDGSGSQFDPQVVDALLQLNEESA; translated from the coding sequence ATGCTCCCGCATCCTATATCCCATCAGATGCTGCCTGACAGCATCTTGGACGGTTTTCCCTGCCCCATCATTAAAATCGACCGTAATTTCCGTCTGCTCTATCACAATCCTGCCGCTGGCCGCTTGCACGGTCCTGTACCGGAAATGAAGCTGGCGCCGCATTGTTATGAATGGCTAAAATTAAGCCAGCGCTGCCCCCAATGCCCTGTTGAGCAAGCGTTTCAAAATGGCCAGCCCGCCACGAATCAAAAGTGTTCTGTAACTTCCGACCACCGCTTGATTCGTGTTGAACAGACGGCCATTCCTATTTTCGATTCCCTAGGAGACATTGAATATGTTTTGGAAATTGACCTGGATACTACGCCGTTAATGACGCTCCAATGGGATTACGAAGTAGATTTCGTCCAAACGATGTTTGCCTTTGCCGAACTAATTGAAAAACGCGATATCTACACAGGACGCCATTCGGAAAACACCCGCGCCATAGCGCTAAAACTTGGGAGCGCTCTCGATCTGGATACGGCGCAATTGGATGATTTATCCACCCTCTCGCTGCTTCATGATATCGGCAAAGTCGGTATTCCTGAAACGATTCTGCTGAAAAAAGGACCCCTTACCTCCGAAGAGCGACAACAAATCGAAACGCACGCGCAACTAGGCCACGATGTGCTTTGCAAAATCAACCGCTTTCAACAAATTGCCAATAGTATCCTCTGCCACCACGAATGGTTTAACGGACAAGGCTATCCTAATGGAATCCAAGGAGAAGCGATCCCCTGGTTAGCGCGTATTATCAGCGTCGCTGACGTCTTTGAAGCCTTGACGGCAGAACGCGTTTACCGCTCGGCGCTTCCTCGCGCAAAAGCGCTGGATATCATCCGCGACGGCAGCGGCAGTCAATTCGATCCGCAAGTGGTTGACGCTTTGCTGCAGCTTAACGAAGAAAGCGCTTAG
- a CDS encoding methyl-accepting chemotaxis protein, producing MNRFPLVAQIVGIIVLIVALMTGVVSYTYYHLRSVGAEAQQVIEADAMDMVSAKDAHTQFTRALLDMRGFLTYVDGMDTYEKGYRANIQASYQIMTDYTAKVQNPALQSKGSDVQKLIGDYLKLGDRVIAAKRSNDPNLTQLTTQGRNLVAAIDKGFVDLSEVQKKELLTQTAAMKSDVQARSNNALLVTVVILLFSLALGVWYSRQLAAPVKELQHLMAEASKGNLTIRSSNQAADEIGQLSQSFNTMIEGQLRIVKGVSASSVELSAASEELAASSEQVSGAANSIANDIQRVASSMSDAAKTSTETSQVLVELSSLIQIAKDKAHSASGKSEVTMSTAKDGKDTIHNAMQSMNTIHAKTIEAERVITLLNDYSQQIGSINETITGIAKQTNLLALNAAIEAARAGESGRGFAVVAEEVRKLAEQSNTEADNISHLIAKITDNTQNAVFAMKESLQEVESGVTAVTAAERSLEHIMTAVTETVEDVDGIAKITNAEIASSDKIIQLIETVANDIESTERETQSVAAAIQEVTATVETIAATSEETSAMAQSLQNNIVVFQI from the coding sequence ATGAATCGTTTTCCTCTCGTAGCGCAAATTGTCGGCATCATTGTTTTGATTGTGGCTTTGATGACCGGTGTTGTGAGCTACACTTACTATCATCTCCGTTCCGTAGGCGCAGAGGCGCAGCAGGTCATTGAAGCCGACGCGATGGATATGGTGTCCGCCAAAGACGCCCATACCCAATTTACCCGGGCGCTTTTAGACATGCGCGGCTTTTTGACGTATGTAGACGGCATGGACACCTATGAAAAAGGGTATCGCGCCAACATCCAGGCAAGCTACCAAATCATGACCGACTACACCGCGAAGGTGCAAAATCCGGCTTTGCAAAGCAAAGGCTCCGACGTGCAAAAGTTGATTGGCGATTATCTCAAGCTGGGCGACCGCGTTATCGCCGCCAAGCGCAGCAACGATCCCAATCTGACCCAGCTGACAACGCAAGGACGAAATCTGGTAGCCGCCATCGACAAAGGCTTTGTAGATTTGTCGGAGGTCCAAAAGAAAGAGCTTCTAACCCAGACCGCCGCCATGAAGAGCGACGTCCAAGCCCGCTCCAATAACGCCCTTTTAGTCACCGTTGTCATTCTTTTATTTTCTTTGGCTCTCGGCGTTTGGTACAGCCGTCAGCTAGCCGCGCCCGTCAAAGAACTGCAACACTTGATGGCGGAAGCCAGCAAAGGCAATCTGACCATCCGCTCTTCCAACCAGGCGGCTGATGAAATCGGCCAGCTTAGCCAATCCTTCAACACCATGATCGAAGGTCAGCTGCGTATCGTTAAAGGCGTGTCCGCCAGCTCCGTCGAACTTTCCGCCGCCTCTGAAGAGCTGGCGGCTTCGTCAGAGCAGGTTTCCGGCGCCGCTAATAGCATCGCCAACGACATCCAGCGCGTAGCCTCCTCGATGAGCGACGCTGCCAAAACCAGCACAGAAACGTCCCAAGTACTTGTAGAATTGTCCTCGCTGATTCAAATTGCCAAAGATAAAGCGCATTCGGCCAGCGGCAAATCGGAAGTCACCATGTCCACCGCTAAAGACGGCAAAGATACCATCCATAATGCCATGCAGAGTATGAATACCATTCACGCCAAAACCATCGAAGCCGAGCGGGTCATTACGCTGCTCAATGATTATTCCCAACAGATCGGCAGCATCAACGAAACCATCACCGGCATTGCCAAGCAGACCAATCTGTTGGCTCTTAACGCCGCTATCGAAGCGGCCCGGGCCGGCGAATCCGGCCGCGGTTTTGCCGTTGTCGCGGAAGAAGTACGCAAGCTGGCGGAACAATCCAACACGGAAGCGGACAATATTTCCCACCTCATTGCCAAAATCACAGACAATACGCAAAACGCCGTTTTCGCCATGAAGGAAAGTTTGCAGGAAGTGGAATCCGGTGTTACCGCCGTAACGGCGGCGGAACGTTCTCTAGAACATATTATGACTGCGGTAACCGAAACCGTCGAAGACGTAGACGGCATTGCCAAAATCACCAATGCGGAAATTGCTTCGTCCGATAAAATCATTCAGCTCATTGAAACCGTCGCCAATGATATCGAAAGCACCGAACGCGAAACGCAGTCTGTGGCCGCCGCCATCCAGGAAGTTACGGCTACTGTCGAAACCATTGCCGCCACTTCCGAGGAAACCAGCGCCATGGCCCAAAGCTTACAAAACAACATTGTCGTTTTCCAGATTTAA
- a CDS encoding STAS domain-containing protein → MEHTLTTNGNQAILTLTGKLYVHDAGIIRDEMIEKIETGHHHLTLNLAGVTYIDSSGLGVLVTLHKMTQEKNGSLTLIGVQGMVKELLQRTRLDKVLHLEG, encoded by the coding sequence ATGGAACACACCTTAACAACCAACGGCAATCAAGCCATTCTAACGTTAACCGGCAAGCTATACGTACATGACGCCGGCATTATCCGCGACGAAATGATCGAAAAGATCGAAACCGGCCACCATCACCTCACACTGAACCTAGCCGGCGTAACCTATATCGACAGCTCCGGGCTGGGCGTGCTGGTAACGCTGCACAAGATGACTCAGGAAAAAAATGGCTCCCTTACCCTAATAGGCGTGCAAGGCATGGTCAAAGAACTGCTGCAGCGCACCCGCCTGGATAAGGTGCTGCATCTGGAAGGCTAA